One genomic window of Mercenaria mercenaria strain notata chromosome 2, MADL_Memer_1, whole genome shotgun sequence includes the following:
- the LOC128549184 gene encoding beta-1,4-galactosyltransferase 2-like, protein MLQRQQVHYGIYVVEMDLPVQFNRGLLANAGFLTARSIGNYSCYIVHDVDLVPINDRNLYKCSKAAPTHLVTRNSAFKSGKLPYDRYVGGVIAISTVQYEELKCFSNLYIGWGGVDDDIYKRMVARNMTLQRTPEHIGLYMTFKHTQDSSNPPNPFKEVLIRQAANRIKKKWIILNGIQPQFTGISTALHMER, encoded by the coding sequence ATGCTGCAGCGTCAACAAGTGCATTATGGGATATATGTTGTAGAAATGGACTTACCCGTGCAGTTCAACAGAGGTCTTTTAGCCAATGCAGGTTTCCTTACAGCAAGGAGTATAGGCAATTACTCGTGCTACATCGTACATGACGTTGATCTCGTGCCGATTAATGACCGTAACTTATACAAATGTAGCAAAGCTGCTCCAACACATCTAGTGACCCGGAATTCGGCATTTAAAAGTGGAAAACTTCCGTACGACAGGTATGTTGGTGGGGTAATAGCAATCAGTACAGTACAATACGAAgaactaaaatgtttttctaaccTCTATATCGGATGGGGAGGGGTAGACGACGACATTTATAAACGGATGGTTGCCAGGAATATGACTCTTCAACGAACCCCGGAGCACATCGGATTATACATGACTTTCAAACACACGCAAGACTCATCAAACCCGCCGAATCCGTTCAAAGAAGTTCTTATCAGACAAGCCGCTAatagaattaaaaagaaatggatTATCCTCAATGGTATACAACCGCAATTCACTGGAATTTCGACCGCTCTACACATGGAGAGATAG
- the LOC123562190 gene encoding beta-1,4-galactosyltransferase 4-like, giving the protein MSPLVTTDDVRNAKVISKIKYGGIFRPLNCKSSQKVAVIIPYRDRPKHLDILVYHLHNMLQRQQVHYGIYVVEMDLPVQFNRGLLANAGFLTARSIGNYTCYIIHDVDLVPINDRNLYKCSKAGPTHLVTRNSAFESGKNPYDSYVGGVIAMSAVQYEELNGFSNLYFGWGGEDDDLYKRMVARNMTLQRPPEHIGLYMALKHTQDTSNPPNPFREILLRQAINRIKKDGLSSVVYNRKSLEFRPLYTWILIDCIESEVLGRYPLLKADSELMSRNAKRNKYLTYIKSGYGVPNGYKFTYRGNRIMN; this is encoded by the coding sequence ATGTCTCCGTTAGTGACAACAGACGATGTTAGAAATGCAAAGgtcatttctaaaataaaatatggtGGGATTTTCAGACCACTAAACTGTAAATCCTCACAGAAGGTTGCCGTGATTATTCCGTACAGAGATCGTCCCAAGCATTTGGatatacttgtttatcatctgCATAACATGCTGCAGCGTCAACAAGTGCATTATGGGATATATGTTGTAGAAATGGACTTACCCGTGCAGTTCAACAGAGGTCTTTTAGCCAACGCAGGTTTCCTTACAGCAAGGAGTATAGGCAATTACACGTGCTACATCATACATGACGTTGATCTCGTGCCGATTAATGACCGTAATTTATACAAATGTAGCAAAGCTGGTCCAACACATCTAGTGACCCGGAATTCGGCATTTGAAAGTGGAAAAAATCCGTACGACAGttatgtgggtggggtaatagcAATGAGTGCAGTACAATACGAAGAACTAAATGGTTTCTCTAACCTCTATTTCGGATGGGGAGGGGAAGATGACGATCTTTATAAACGGATGGTTGCCAGAAACATGACTCTTCAACGACCCCCGGAGCACATCGGATTATACATGGCTTTAAAACACACGCAAGACACCTCAAACCCTCCTAATCCTTTCAGAGAAATTCTTCTGAGACAAGCAATAAATAGAATTAAGAAAGATGGATTGTCCTCAGTGGTATACAACCGGAAGTCACTGGAATTTCGACCACTCTACACATGGATTTTAATAGATTGTATTGAAAGTGAAGTTTTAGGAAGATATCCACTTTTAAAAGCTGATTCTGAATTGATGTCGCGAAACGCAAAACGGAATAAATACCTAACATATATAAAGTCTGGGTACGGTGTGCCAAATGGATACAAATTCACGTACAGGGGAAATCGCATAATGAactaa